The following proteins come from a genomic window of Dreissena polymorpha isolate Duluth1 chromosome 1, UMN_Dpol_1.0, whole genome shotgun sequence:
- the LOC127862527 gene encoding putative amine oxidase [copper-containing], with protein MGSGSRTNRCLLCSTALLSVVCISLFIALMVVISKHDDIGDQANAKVDDCDITEQEYTKQESQNPTVFQDLTGKEIESLTNYLYSRPEFDLVRPSASKTNANFVFMAELHLPEKSEVIAHLDKGAKQPAREAKVIIIRGKAPDQQINEIVVGPLPNTSYHHPVPGINASLPYFYRPSTEHDYDQVIANLTNTVHSEFGDILRSCYGTSVRECGDKCLTFRYASTYSPASSGTNMRKIWYWLHYDVEYYVLHPVDFSVLVGFYPGQTVIDLVWFQGKQFKTLQEAKTIASNCTMRSFPKVDRNSFSTMNQRGAIPEAAKKRAPVQVEPDGKRYTVKGQHVQYMKWSFDFRMSTAYGPQIYDIKFDGERIVYELGLQEISVFYSGHNPQQRFSDYMDSSEVLFGMSATSLVPGADCPDHAMFFDSKHVTENSERPLLVKNVFCLFEINTGEPIRRHHAFSKKEGAFYQGMENSILVLRTVVSVINYDYIFDFRFFQNGVLETKGISTGYVMGNAFSEMERKYAFQIQDFLSANFHSHMFNFKVDLDIKGTSNRYEMIHVKVETAKNEFSAINDTYSQGMIERELIRTEKRAAFKFNFENPSYHVFYNNATTDKYGNHRAYRLINQGMMKQILPEGRNKEPAINWARYQTAVTRHKPEEAHSSSMYSMFDVYDQVVDFQSYIDDDESIVDQDLVVWVTMGVHHIPHKEDLPVTTTPGMGLTFVLQPFNYFDEDPSMYSLDAIRIESNHGIVNVLKYAHTSGSKMTCVPRKTTFFDVIKVEPSIIFD; from the exons ATGGGAAGCGGAAGTCGGACAAACAGATGCCTGCTCTGCTCCACGGCATTACTGTCTGTCGTCTGTATAAGCCTCTTCATCGCTTTAATGGTCGTAATCTCCAAACACGATGACATCGGCGACCAAGCCAATGCGAAGGTAGATGATTGTGACATCACAGAACAGGAATACACCAAACAGGAATCTCAAAACCCGACGGTTTTTCAGGATCTTACGGGAAAGGAGATTGAATCGTTGACAAATTACCTCTACTCCAGACCGGAGTTTGATTTGGTAAGACCGTCCGCAAGTAAGACCAACGCAAATTTCGTGTTCATGGCTGAGCTGCATCTTCCCGAAAAGTCGGAGGTGATCGCGCATCTCGACAAAGGGGCCAAACAACCGGCCCGGGAAGCTAAGGTTATCATAATAAGAGGGAAAGCACCTGACCAACAGATTAACGAAATCGTCGTTGGGCCTCTTCCGAACACGAGTTACCATCATCCGGTTCCGGGTATCAACGCATCGTTACCGTACTTTTATCGGCCAAGTACTGAGCATGACTATGATCAGGTGATAGCAAACCTAACCAACACTGTGCACAGCGAGTTTGGAGACATTCTCAGAAGCTGTTATGGAACCAGTGTAAGGGAATGTGGCGACAAGTGTCTGACATTCCGGTACGCATCTACATACTCCCCGGCATCGAGCGGAACGAACATGCGGAAAATATGGTACTGGCTACACTACGACGTGGAATACTACGTTCTGCACCCTGTGGATTTTTCTGTACTTGTAGGATTCTATCCCGGGCAGACAGTTATCGACCTCGTGTGGTTTCAAGGAAAACAGTTTAAAACGTTGCAGGAGGCTAAAACCATAGCGTCAAACTGCACCATGCGATCTTTTCCAAAAGTAGACCGGAACTCGTTCTCTACGATGAATCAACGAGGCGCAATACCGGAAGCGGCCAAGAAGCGTGCGCCAGTACAGGTTGAGCCAGACGGTAAACGGTACACAGTAAAAGGGCAGCATGTTCAATACATGAAATGGTCGTTCGATTTCCGAATGTCGACAGCGTACGGACCGCAAATTTATGACATTAAATTCGACGGCGAACGAATCGTATACGAACTCGGTCTGCAGGAAATATCAGTATTCTACTCCGGACACAATCCCCAACAGAGGTTTTCCGATTACATGGATTCCTCTGAAGTACTGTTTGGTATGTCTGCAACGAGTCTCGTGCCAGGCGCGGACTGTCCAGATCACGCGATGTTCTTCGATTCAAAACACGTGACCGAAAACTCCGAGAGACCTCTACTCGTTAAAAATGTCTTCTGCTTGTTTGAGATTAACACCGGTGAGCCCATCCGACGTCACCATGCGTTCTCGAAAAAGGAGGGCGCGTTTTACCAGGGGATGGAGAATTCTATTCTGGTTCTTCGAACTGTTGTATCCGTTATAAATTACGATTATATATTTGACTTCAGATTTTTTCAAAACGGTGTTCTGGAAACTAAAGGGATCTCAACAGGGTACGTTATGGGTAACGCTTTTTCCGAAATGGAGCGGAAGTACGCCTTCCAAATCCAAGATTTCCTTTCAGCCAACTTCCACTCCCACATGTTCAACTTCAAAGTTGATCTTGATATCAAGGGGACTTCCAATCGTTACGAGATGATTCACGTTAAAGTGGAAACGGCTAAAAATGAGTTCTCGGCAATAAATGACACCTACAGTCAGGGAATGATTGAACGAGAACTAATTAGAACTGAAAAAAGGGCAGCGTTCAAGTTCAATTTTGAAAACCCAAGTTACCACGTGTTTTATAACAATGCAACCACAGACAAATACGGGAACCACAGAGCATACAG ACTTATCAACCAGGGCATGATGAAGCAGATACTCCCAGAGGGCCGGAACAAGGAGCCGGCGATCAACTGGGCGCGGTACCAGACGGCCGTGACCCGCCACAAGCCGGAAGAGGCCCACAGCAGCTCCATGTACTCCATGTTCGACGTGTACGACCAGGTCGTCGACTTCCAGAGCTATATAGACGATGATGAAAGCATTGTTGATCAG GACCTGGTCGTCTGGGTCACCATGGGTGTGCACCACATCCCCCACAAGGAGGACCTCCCGGTGACTACAACCCCCGGGATGGGGCTCACCTTCGTCCTACAGCCCTTTAATTACTTCGACGAGGATCCATCCATGTATTCTCTTGACGCCATCCGGATCGAGTCAAATCACGGCATCGTAAACGTCTTGAAGTATGCACATACGTCAGGCTCTAAGATGACGTGCGTACCGAGGAAGACCACTTTTTTCGATGTTATTAAAGTTGAGCCTTCGATCATATTTGATTGA